TTGACGCCTGAGCCCGGGGGGGCGAGGCGCAGGCGGCGAGTTTTCGCCGCCTCAACCCACGTCTGCTGGCGGTTCCGGCGGCATCCGCAGCACCATCTGGTCCCGCCCGCCCGCCTTGGCCTCGTACAGGGCTTCATCGGCGCGGCGGTAGGCGGCGCCCAGGTCCAGCCAGGTGGGGCGGCCCAGCACGGTGGCACCGATGGAGATGCTGAGCTGGCCGCTGGGGCTGGCCAGGTGGGGCCGGTGCAGATCGCGCACGGCGGCGTTCAGCTGCGCCAGCACCGGCTCCAGGGCCTGGCCTTCGGTCAGCATCAGCAGCACCGCGAACTCTTCACCGCCCACGCGGAATAGCAGGTCTGAGCTGCGCCGCAGCGCCGCCTGCAGGGCCTGGGCCACGGCGCGCAAGGCCTGGTCGCCCTCGGCGTGGCCGTAGTGGTCGTTGTATTTTTTGAAGTGGTCGATGTCGATCAAGGCCAGGCCCAGGGCCCAGCCCTGGCGTTGGGCCAGCGCCCATTGCTGCGGTGCCAGGGTGTCGAAATGGCGGCGGTTGTAGAGCCCGGTCAGGCCGTCGTGCTGGGCCAGGGCTTCGATCTGGCGGTTCTTGCGCGTCAGCGTGAAGACAAAGCCCAGGCTCAGGGCCAGCACCAGAACGGTGGCCAGGTGCCCGGCGCTGCTGTGCAGGCTGCTGCGCAGCAGGTCGTCCTCGCTGAGGTGCAGCTCCAGCGCCCAGGGCGCGCTTTTGAGCGGCAGGCGCAGGCGGATGTGGGGGCGCAGCTCGCTGTCGTCCTCCTGGCCCGGCGCGGGCGCCACGGCGACGATGCTGCGGCCTCGCGCATCGACCAGGTGGACATGGGCATAGGGCAGGGGCGTGGCGGCCAGACCGCGCTGCAGGCTGCTGACGCGCACATCGATGCTGACGCTGCCACGGAACTGGCCGTTCTGGTCGATGGGCTGGGTGACGGTGACGATGGCTTCGCGGTCACCGGCGTCGAGGTAGGGCTGGCTCCAGAAAGGGCGGCGCTCCGGGTTGGCCTCGGGCCGGGCATTGGCGAAGTATTCGCGGCCCAGCAGCTCGGGGCGGAACTGGAAGGTCTCCGCGCCCTTGGCCGGGAACACGAACATGAAATGGCGCGCCGAGGTGTACTGCACCCAGGGCACATCGGGGCTGCGTTCGCGAATCGCACGCATCAGCGGCGTCAGGCCCACGGCCATGGTCAGCTCCTCGGCCACCGGGTCGTCCAGCGCGGGCAAAGGCCCAAAGCCGGTGACCCGGCCCAGCGAGGCCGGGTCGCCGAACTGGGGTG
This region of Paucibacter aquatile genomic DNA includes:
- a CDS encoding sensor domain-containing diguanylate cyclase, producing MPESSPSSSSSSSAATSKPAPAPPSPLSSRQRRDRAVLLGLSLCLLLAAWGSVLRVREGMAQAQEQTRRSGLQLAEALDHELDIHVYNLLAMKYLAERFFSGRIRGAENPVIRLHARDGGQAYESRLPPQFGDPASLGRVTGFGPLPALDDPVAEELTMAVGLTPLMRAIRERSPDVPWVQYTSARHFMFVFPAKGAETFQFRPELLGREYFANARPEANPERRPFWSQPYLDAGDREAIVTVTQPIDQNGQFRGSVSIDVRVSSLQRGLAATPLPYAHVHLVDARGRSIVAVAPAPGQEDDSELRPHIRLRLPLKSAPWALELHLSEDDLLRSSLHSSAGHLATVLVLALSLGFVFTLTRKNRQIEALAQHDGLTGLYNRRHFDTLAPQQWALAQRQGWALGLALIDIDHFKKYNDHYGHAEGDQALRAVAQALQAALRRSSDLLFRVGGEEFAVLLMLTEGQALEPVLAQLNAAVRDLHRPHLASPSGQLSISIGATVLGRPTWLDLGAAYRRADEALYEAKAGGRDQMVLRMPPEPPADVG